One genomic window of candidate division KSB1 bacterium includes the following:
- a CDS encoding nucleotidyltransferase domain-containing protein: protein METSQFVSQAILEELVRRIVAAVHPKRIILFGSAARGQVGPHSDLDLLVVMPNGTHRRRTAQKIHQHLAGMGIAKDVVVVTERDVEQYGDNPSLVLWPALREGRELYHAKE, encoded by the coding sequence ATGGAGACGTCTCAGTTCGTCTCGCAGGCCATTCTTGAGGAACTGGTGCGCCGCATCGTTGCGGCCGTGCATCCTAAGCGCATCATCCTCTTCGGCTCTGCTGCTCGTGGTCAGGTAGGCCCACATAGCGACCTGGATCTGCTGGTGGTCATGCCCAACGGAACCCATCGCAGGCGGACCGCGCAGAAAATCCATCAACATTTGGCGGGGATGGGGATAGCCAAAGATGTTGTGGTGGTGACCGAGCGGGACGTTGAACAGTATGGCGACAACCCTTCGCTTGTACTTTGGCCAGCCCTTCGCGAAGGACGGGAGCTCTACCATGCCAAGGAGTAG
- a CDS encoding HEPN domain-containing protein, whose protein sequence is MPRSRLTPGSPQDCMARAKGDLALASAPLPHGGFYEDLCFHAQQAAEKALKAVYVTRGWTFRYVHDLDELVTGLRRRGISIPSHVQEAVFLTGYAFEARYPGLTEPVTEEEYRKAIAAARRVVEWAERIIQGAPV, encoded by the coding sequence ATGCCAAGGAGTAGGTTGACCCCTGGCTCGCCGCAGGACTGCATGGCCCGCGCCAAGGGTGATCTTGCCTTGGCGAGTGCACCCTTACCCCATGGAGGGTTCTACGAAGACCTCTGTTTTCACGCCCAACAGGCCGCGGAAAAGGCCTTGAAAGCCGTCTATGTTACGCGTGGGTGGACATTCCGCTATGTGCACGACCTTGACGAGCTTGTGACCGGGCTCCGACGCCGTGGCATCAGTATCCCGAGTCACGTTCAAGAAGCAGTGTTCCTCACTGGGTACGCCTTTGAGGCGCGCTACCCGGGCCTGACCGAGCCGGTGACGGAGGAGGAATACCGCAAGGCCATTGCCGCGGCCAGGCGCGTGGTCGAATGGGCCGAGAGGATAATCCAAGGAGCGCCCGTATGA